The following coding sequences lie in one Nycticebus coucang isolate mNycCou1 chromosome 18, mNycCou1.pri, whole genome shotgun sequence genomic window:
- the ATPAF2 gene encoding ATP synthase mitochondrial F1 complex assembly factor 2 — protein sequence MWRSCLKLRDPGRRLLYRPAGGPTAFVGLGPTLPALARAYAPPTERKRFYQNVSITQGEGGFEINLDHRKLKTPQAKLFTVPSEALAIAVATEWDSQQDTIKYYTMHLTTLCNTSLDNPTQRNKDQLIWAAMKFLDTDTICYRVEEPETLVELQKNEWDPIIEWAEKRYGVVIGSSTSIMGPSIPAKTREVFVSHLASYNMWALQGIEFMVTQLKSMVLTLGLIDRHLTVEQAVLLSRLEEEYQIQKWGNIEWAHDYELQELRARTAAGTLFVHLCSESTTVKHKLLQE from the exons ATGTGGAGGAGCTGCCTCAAATTGCGGGACCCAGGACGCCGGCTTCTGTACCGGCCCGCAGGTGGCCCTACAGCGTTCGTGGGGCTGGGGCCAACCCTCCCGGCCCTGGCCCGGGCTTACGCCCCCCCGACAG AAAGGAAGAGGTTTTATCAGAATGTCAGCATCACACAGGGTGAAG GTGGCTTTGAGATAAACCTGGACCACAGGAAGCTGAAAACTCCCCAAGCCAAGCTCTTTACCGTTCCCAGTGAGGCCCTGGCCATCGCAGTGGCCACTGAGTGGGACTCCCAGCAGGATACCATCAAGTACTACACCATGCACCTG ACCACACTGTGCAACACATCCTTGGACAACCCAACCCAGAGAAACAAGGATCAGCTGATCTGGGCGGCTATGAAGTTTCTGGACACAGATACCATCTG CTACAGGGTGGAAGAGCCAGAGACATTAGTGGAACTTCAAAAGAATGAGTGGGATCCGATCATAGAATGGGCTGAGAAAAG ATATGGTGTGGTAATCGGCTCCTCCACTAGCATAATGGGACCTAGCATCCCTGCCAAGACTCGAGAGGTGTTTGTCAGCCATCTGGCATCTTACAACATGTGGGCCCTACAAG GGATCGAGTTTATGGTGACCCAGCTCAAGTCCATGGTGCTGACCTTGGGCCTGATTGACCGGCACTTGACAGTGGAGCAGGCTGTGCTGCTGTCACGTCTAGAGGAGGAGTACCAG ATCCAGAAGTGGGGCAACATTGAGTGGGCCCATGACTACGAGCTGCAGGAGCTGAGAGCCCGAACCGCCGCCGGCACCCTCTTTGTGCATCTCTGCTCTGAGAGCACTACGGTCAAGCACAAGCTTCTGCAGGAGTGA